The proteins below come from a single Corylus avellana chromosome ca3, CavTom2PMs-1.0 genomic window:
- the LOC132176671 gene encoding putative glucan endo-1,3-beta-glucosidase GVI, whose protein sequence is MGRPFCCITALYFLLIFNLTISTEAGIVGVNYGMQGNNLPPPIQVVALLKSRRITRLRLFHPIHDALQALQNSGIEVILGTLNQDLQMLGSDLSFAKNWVNTNVIPYSKTIRFRCLSAGNEVIPGDLAAYVFPAMKNLKAALDAAEVAYNIPVSTCTSTAILGLSYPPSKGEFSKDVISVMRSIAGFLAANGSPLLLNVYPYFAYVNNQQQIPLSYALFESTKVVVRDGGLKYRNLFDAMADAVYSALEKVGGGSVPIVVSETGWPSKDENGGVATIGNARMYNKNLIAHVSGASGTPKRPGNSTESYIFAIFNENLKPPGTEQNFGLFYPNMTDVYPIY, encoded by the exons ATGGGTCGACCTTTTTGCTGCATAACTGCCTTATATTTTCTGCTAATCTTCAATCTTACTATATCAactg AAGCTGGAATTGTCGGAGTAAATTATGGGATGCAGGGGAACAACCTCCCGCCACCAATCCAGGTTGTTGCACTCCTGAAATCAAGGCGTATAACACGGCTTCGCCTTTTCCACCCCATTCATGACGCCCTTCAAGCTTTACAGAATTCAGGAATTGAAGTCATCCTTGGAACATTAAACCAGGATCTCCAAATGCTTGGGAGCGACCTTTCATTCGCCAAAAACTGGGTTAACACCAATGTGATTCCATATTCCAAAACGATTCGTTTTCGTTGCCTATCGGCCGGCAACGAAGTCATCCCCGGCGACTTGGCAGCCTATGTTTTTCCGGCCATGAAGAATCTAAAAGCAGCATTAGATGCCGCTGAAGTAGCCTATAATATCCCAGTAAGTACTTGCACGTCAACCGCGATTCTCGGGCTTTCATACCCTCCTTCAAAAGGGGAATTTTCGAAAGATGTGATTTCTGTGATGAGATCAATAGCAGGTTTCTTGGCAGCAAATGGAAGCCCTCTGCTTCTGAATGTGTATCCTTACTTTGCATACGTAAATAATCAGCAACAGATTCCGTTATCCTACGCGCTATTTGAGAGCACCAAAGTGGTGGTGAGAGATGGAGGGCTTAAGTATAGGAACCTCTTCGACGCTATGGCCGATGCTGTTTACTCGGCGCTGGAGAAGGTGGGCGGTGGCTCTGTTCCGATTGTTGTGTCGGAGACTGGATGGCCATCCAAAGACGAAAACGGCGGCGTTGCAACCATCGGTAATGCCAGAATGTATAATAAGAACCTGATTGCGCATGTATCAGGGGCTTCTGGTACACCAAAGAGGCCAGGGAATAGCACAGAGTCTtatatttttgccatttttaacGAGAATCTCAAGCCTCCGGGGACTGAGCAGAACTTTGGGTTGTTCTACCCCAATATGACAGATGTGTACCCTATTTACTGA
- the LOC132174109 gene encoding RING-H2 finger protein ATL14-like codes for MDPLYIDPNYNEDSLELHVAIGCFIFILLLSYFLDTFVLPILKAFFLPVAGPRVNNHEIDQFMPPVMVQISSSDDHEYGGGRNCVICLEEFKDKEWCRFFPHCNHKFHVPCIDAWLECPNLSCPLCRNSLEDDHAILANVILGMIFFE; via the coding sequence ATGGATCCTCTATATATTGATCCTAATTATAACGAAGATAGTTTGGAGCTTCATGTAGCAATCGgttgttttatatttatactGTTACTTTCCTACTTTCTTGACACTTTCGTACTCCCAATATTAAAAGCATTCTTCCTTCCTGTTGCTGGGCCAAGAGTCAACAACCATGAAATAGATCAATTTATGCCGCCTGTTATGGTGCAAATTAGCAGCAGTGACGACCATGAATATGGTGGCGGCCGCAACTGTGTGATTTGCTTGGAAGAATTCAAGGATAAGGAATGGTGCCGATTCTTTCCTCACTGCAACCACAAGTTTCATGTGCCGTGCATTGATGCTTGGCTGGAGTGCCCAAATCTTAGTTGCCCACTTTGCCGTAATTCCCTAGAAGATGATCATGCAATATTGGCTAATGTTATACTGGGGATGATCTTCTTTGAATGA